A stretch of the Streptomyces sp. WMMB303 genome encodes the following:
- a CDS encoding MoxR family ATPase gives MRLEHPQPPATGPDSAPSQESVALLAQCFHALGDNIERVVKGKRETVELALVCLFSEGHLLIEDVPGTGKTTLARCLAASLDADWHRVQFTPDLLPSDITGVTVYRQNTGAFEFLPGPVFANIVLGDEINRASPKTQSALLEVMEERQVTADGSTHPVPRPFMVIATQNPVDMGGTYPLPEAQLDRFLMQVTLGYPDHASEVAVLSGAAEQSGVEQLPTIATGRHIAEFVQLARRIQVAPRLYDYLVRVVAATRELPEVRLGASPRGSVALLRAVRVRAASQGRTYALPEDVKALARPVLAHRLILTPEAELSGRSGADVIAEALATVPVPQSGAAG, from the coding sequence GTGCGACTAGAACACCCTCAACCGCCCGCTACCGGACCTGATTCCGCGCCCTCCCAGGAGTCCGTCGCGCTGCTCGCACAGTGCTTCCACGCCCTCGGCGACAACATCGAACGGGTCGTCAAGGGCAAACGCGAGACCGTCGAACTGGCGCTGGTGTGCCTGTTCTCGGAGGGGCATCTGCTGATCGAGGACGTGCCGGGCACCGGCAAGACCACGCTGGCGCGGTGTCTGGCCGCCTCGCTGGACGCCGACTGGCACCGGGTGCAGTTCACGCCCGACCTGCTGCCCTCGGACATCACCGGCGTGACCGTCTACCGGCAGAACACCGGTGCGTTCGAGTTCCTGCCGGGCCCGGTCTTCGCGAACATCGTGCTCGGCGACGAGATCAACCGGGCCTCCCCCAAGACGCAGTCCGCGCTGCTCGAGGTGATGGAGGAGCGGCAGGTCACCGCGGACGGCAGCACCCATCCGGTGCCTCGCCCGTTCATGGTGATCGCCACCCAGAACCCGGTGGACATGGGCGGCACCTATCCGCTGCCGGAGGCGCAGCTCGACCGGTTCCTGATGCAGGTGACGCTCGGCTACCCGGACCACGCCTCGGAGGTCGCGGTGCTGTCCGGTGCGGCCGAGCAGTCGGGCGTCGAGCAGTTGCCCACCATCGCCACGGGCCGGCACATCGCCGAGTTCGTCCAGCTCGCCCGGCGGATCCAGGTGGCGCCGCGGCTGTACGACTACCTGGTGCGGGTCGTCGCGGCCACCCGGGAGCTGCCCGAGGTGCGGCTGGGTGCCAGCCCACGCGGCTCGGTGGCGCTGCTGCGCGCCGTACGGGTGCGGGCCGCCTCGCAGGGGCGCACCTACGCGCTGCCCGAGGACGTCAAAGCGCTGGCGCGACCGGTGCTGGCGCACCGGCTGATCCTCACGCCGGAGGCGGAGTTGAGCGGCCGGAGCGGCGCCGACGTGATCGCCGAGGCGCTGGCCACGGTTCCGGTACCGCAGTCGGGGGCTGCGGGCTGA